The Candidatus Poribacteria bacterium genome includes a window with the following:
- a CDS encoding PBP1A family penicillin-binding protein produces the protein MKKLLLVFILMILIIAHIGIGVGVGFIIGYWRGLPSLDLLEYKETSSWKLPSKVYSDICEVKRGDTIEFLLDKLKRLEYTRTKGSVPRIGEFTLNADEKGSGDMMIYLREFEYPHWVHKPQLVRLKIEDGVITDIKDEKGRRIESFFIEPELIAELYSPEGTDRELVHLTEVPDDLVKAFLAIEDNKFYEHWGISIKRILGAIYYDLRTWSLRQGASTITQQLARNLFLTPERSWKRKIKEALMAIKIEMKFSKDEILERYLNFIDLGRYGSREIYGVQQAAKYYFRKPVWELTLPECALIAALPRSPTLYSPIRHPDNALRRRNLVLRRMLENGFITESQYREAVRSPLGVYPIPSMTNEAPYFVDFLRQRLERRYSKSMLYTRGLKIYTTLDMSMQEAANKAVHDGLVKIDEKLGLPPYDKLNLENPEVDPLKYPQSALVAIEPETGYIRAMVGGRDYDVSQFNRAVQAKRQPGSVFKPFVYCAAYEARIATPADTIDDSPWALKTPAGVWAPKNYTGRFYGRVTLRKALENSINVATAKFFYYKVGARRVINLARRMGIRSPLRGVPSLALGSSELTLFELTSAYGVWAALGIRAEPICVKYMVDRNGDIIEENLPKTRKVLSEAVAYQMVYQLEGVIEEGTGRRAREMGFSRPAGGKTGTTSDYTDAWFIGFTPDLVAGVWVGFDDPSLSIQLPGSRAALPIWTDFMKRASRGYVKDFKNPNTIDGIVFRDIDKDTGLLYNPGKCPPKSLFREVFLKGTEPTKLCDAHD, from the coding sequence ATGAAGAAACTTCTTCTGGTTTTCATTCTTATGATCCTCATCATCGCTCATATCGGAATAGGCGTCGGGGTGGGGTTCATAATCGGATATTGGAGGGGGCTCCCATCGCTAGATCTGCTCGAGTATAAGGAAACCTCCTCCTGGAAACTCCCCAGCAAGGTCTATTCGGACATATGTGAGGTCAAGCGCGGGGATACGATAGAGTTCCTGCTTGATAAGCTGAAGAGGCTTGAATACACCAGGACGAAGGGAAGTGTGCCGAGGATAGGCGAGTTCACCCTGAACGCTGATGAGAAGGGCTCAGGCGATATGATGATCTACCTGAGGGAGTTCGAGTATCCACACTGGGTCCACAAACCCCAACTCGTCCGACTTAAGATCGAGGACGGTGTGATAACCGACATCAAGGACGAAAAGGGCAGGCGGATAGAGTCCTTTTTCATCGAGCCTGAGCTCATAGCCGAGCTCTACAGCCCCGAGGGAACCGATAGGGAGCTGGTTCATCTCACCGAGGTGCCGGACGATCTGGTCAAGGCCTTCCTTGCTATCGAGGACAACAAGTTTTACGAGCATTGGGGGATATCGATAAAGAGGATTCTGGGAGCGATTTACTACGATCTCAGGACATGGAGCCTACGTCAGGGCGCAAGCACCATCACGCAGCAATTGGCCAGGAATCTCTTCCTGACGCCCGAGAGAAGCTGGAAGCGCAAGATAAAGGAAGCCCTGATGGCCATCAAAATAGAGATGAAGTTCTCCAAGGATGAGATCCTGGAGAGATATCTCAACTTCATAGATCTCGGCAGGTATGGCTCAAGGGAGATATACGGGGTACAACAGGCGGCCAAGTACTATTTCAGGAAACCGGTTTGGGAGCTGACCCTGCCGGAATGTGCTCTCATCGCAGCATTGCCAAGGTCTCCGACCCTCTACTCTCCGATCAGACATCCCGATAACGCCCTCAGACGGCGCAATCTGGTCCTGAGGAGAATGCTTGAAAACGGATTCATAACCGAATCGCAGTATAGAGAGGCTGTGAGGTCCCCTCTCGGCGTCTACCCGATCCCCTCTATGACGAACGAGGCGCCGTATTTCGTGGATTTCCTGCGACAACGGCTTGAAAGGCGGTATTCCAAGTCTATGCTTTACACGCGAGGGTTAAAGATCTACACCACGCTGGATATGTCGATGCAGGAGGCGGCCAATAAGGCGGTGCATGACGGATTGGTCAAAATCGATGAGAAACTCGGTCTGCCGCCATATGATAAACTCAATCTCGAAAATCCAGAGGTCGATCCGCTCAAATATCCTCAGTCGGCCCTTGTGGCCATAGAACCTGAAACCGGATACATCCGCGCCATGGTGGGAGGCAGGGATTACGACGTATCGCAGTTCAACAGGGCGGTACAGGCCAAGAGACAGCCGGGCTCGGTTTTCAAGCCTTTTGTTTACTGTGCCGCCTATGAGGCGAGGATCGCCACGCCCGCCGATACGATAGATGATTCCCCCTGGGCATTGAAAACTCCGGCCGGCGTCTGGGCGCCGAAAAACTACACCGGCAGGTTCTATGGTAGGGTCACCCTGAGGAAAGCGCTCGAGAATTCCATAAACGTCGCCACCGCCAAGTTCTTCTACTACAAGGTCGGTGCGCGCAGGGTGATAAATCTCGCCAGACGTATGGGTATAAGAAGCCCGCTGAGAGGAGTCCCCTCCCTTGCCCTGGGATCCTCCGAACTGACGCTCTTCGAGCTGACATCCGCCTATGGGGTCTGGGCCGCCTTGGGGATAAGGGCCGAGCCGATCTGCGTTAAGTACATGGTGGATCGAAACGGCGATATCATCGAGGAGAACCTGCCCAAGACCAGGAAGGTGCTCAGCGAGGCGGTGGCCTATCAGATGGTCTATCAACTCGAAGGGGTCATCGAGGAGGGAACGGGGAGAAGAGCAAGGGAGATGGGATTTTCCAGGCCCGCGGGAGGCAAGACGGGTACCACTTCCGATTACACCGACGCCTGGTTCATAGGATTCACACCCGATCTGGTCGCCGGCGTGTGGGTCGGATTCGATGATCCCTCACTCAGCATTCAGCTCCCCGGTTCCCGAGCCGCTCTGCCTATATGGACCGATTTCATGAAAAGGGCAAGCAGAGGATACGTGAAGGACTTTAAAAATCCAAACACCATAGATGGTATAGTCTTCAGAGATATAGATAAAGACACAGGGTTGCTTTATAACCCCGGCAAATGCCCACCGAAATCGCTCTTTCGAGAGGTATTCCTCAAAGGCACGGAGCCGACCAAACTGTGCGACGCTCATGATTGA
- a CDS encoding 2-isopropylmalate synthase, translating into MAEKIFIFDTTLRDGEQSPGAAMNVEEKIQIAHQLARLNVDVIEAGFPISSPGDFEAVSRIAQEVEGPEICGLARAMEEDIIRCWEAVKFARKPRIHTFIGTSDIHIRGQLRKNRDEVLRIAVDSVKLARSLCERVEFSPMDATRTDREYLMDVVHGTIEAGASVINIPDTVGYAMPEEFADLIAYIREKVPDNVIISVHCHDDLGMSTANALAAVKAGARQIECTINALGERAGNTSLEEVVMAIRTRKDFFDEFYTDVNTKEIYATSRLVSRCTGIEVPPNKAIVGANAFAHSSGIHQDGVIKDKRTFEIMNPQDVGVPESRFVLTPRSGRNALRHKLQEMGYEISGSQLDKIYERFLALADKKKQITDADLEAIVRDEFKSIPETYRIESIQVMSGTNLIPTATVTIRKGDELLRDSASGDGPVDAAYKAIDRIVNLKVELEDYVIRAVTSGKDAIGEVTVKVKDGGRTFVGHGASTDVIEASVKAYVDAINKMIYVTGRGA; encoded by the coding sequence ATGGCTGAGAAGATCTTTATATTCGATACCACCCTGAGAGATGGGGAACAGTCGCCTGGAGCAGCGATGAACGTCGAGGAGAAGATTCAGATTGCCCATCAGTTGGCCAGATTGAACGTGGACGTGATCGAGGCCGGTTTTCCCATCTCCTCACCAGGCGACTTTGAAGCGGTGAGCCGCATCGCTCAGGAGGTGGAGGGGCCGGAGATATGCGGACTGGCAAGGGCTATGGAGGAGGATATAATCCGCTGTTGGGAGGCGGTCAAATTCGCCCGTAAGCCCCGAATCCACACCTTCATCGGCACATCCGATATACATATCCGGGGGCAGCTCCGAAAAAACAGGGATGAGGTGCTCAGGATAGCCGTCGATTCGGTCAAACTTGCCCGATCGCTGTGTGAAAGGGTGGAGTTCTCGCCGATGGACGCTACCAGGACCGATAGGGAATACCTGATGGACGTCGTGCACGGGACCATAGAGGCGGGGGCGAGCGTCATAAACATCCCCGATACCGTCGGATACGCCATGCCGGAGGAGTTCGCCGATCTGATAGCGTATATCCGGGAGAAGGTCCCCGATAACGTGATCATAAGCGTCCATTGTCACGATGACCTGGGGATGTCAACCGCCAACGCCCTGGCTGCCGTTAAAGCGGGTGCTAGACAGATCGAATGCACGATCAACGCCCTTGGTGAGAGGGCCGGAAACACCTCCCTGGAAGAGGTGGTGATGGCTATCCGTACAAGGAAGGACTTCTTCGATGAGTTCTACACGGACGTGAACACGAAGGAGATATATGCCACCAGCCGATTGGTCAGCCGATGCACGGGGATAGAGGTGCCTCCTAACAAGGCGATCGTCGGCGCAAACGCCTTCGCCCATAGCTCCGGGATACATCAGGACGGCGTCATCAAGGACAAACGAACCTTCGAGATAATGAACCCCCAGGATGTGGGTGTGCCTGAAAGCAGATTCGTCCTCACACCCCGATCCGGCCGTAACGCCCTTAGACATAAACTCCAGGAGATGGGCTATGAGATATCGGGCAGCCAGCTCGATAAGATCTATGAGCGGTTTCTGGCCCTCGCCGACAAGAAAAAACAGATCACGGACGCCGATCTGGAGGCGATCGTCCGGGATGAGTTCAAGTCCATACCGGAAACCTACAGGATCGAGTCCATACAGGTGATGAGCGGAACGAATCTGATCCCCACAGCCACCGTGACGATCAGAAAGGGGGATGAGCTTCTCAGGGATAGCGCCAGCGGCGACGGGCCGGTTGACGCCGCCTATAAGGCGATAGATCGCATCGTAAACCTGAAGGTCGAACTGGAGGATTACGTCATCCGGGCGGTGACAAGCGGCAAGGATGCCATCGGTGAGGTGACAGTTAAGGTTAAGGACGGCGGTAGAACCTTTGTCGGCCACGGCGCCAGCACCGATGTGATAGAGGCCAGCGTCAAGGCGTACGTGGACGCCATAAACAAGATGATCTACGTGACGGGACGTGGAGCCTGA
- the aroF gene encoding 3-deoxy-7-phosphoheptulonate synthase — MVIVMKPGATQEQIEHVAERIRSYGLRPHISVGEERVLIGAIGDESPIRNLPWEAMPGVDRAVPIMVPYKLVSRQFKSENTVIKVGDLEIGGEEVVVMAGPCAVETEEQILKIARAVASSGAKVLRGGAFKPRTAPYSFQGLGEEGLKLLDMARRETGLKVVTEVMSDRDVELVYEYADILQIGTRNMQNFSLLKEVGKIDKPVLLKRGMAAKIEDWLLAAEYIVSGGNHRVILCERGIRTFETYTRNTLDLSAVPAVKELSHLPVIVDPSHGTGRRELVIPMAKAALAAGADGLMVEVHHDPENSWTGDGRQSLLPDQFDLLMKELRPLASVLGRTIGS, encoded by the coding sequence ATGGTTATAGTTATGAAGCCGGGGGCGACCCAGGAGCAGATAGAGCATGTGGCCGAAAGGATTCGCTCCTATGGGTTACGCCCTCACATATCGGTCGGCGAGGAGAGGGTGCTGATCGGAGCCATAGGGGACGAGTCTCCGATACGCAACCTGCCGTGGGAGGCGATGCCGGGGGTGGATAGGGCCGTCCCGATAATGGTCCCCTATAAGCTCGTCTCCCGACAGTTCAAGAGCGAGAACACGGTGATCAAGGTCGGCGATCTCGAGATAGGGGGCGAAGAGGTCGTAGTGATGGCGGGGCCGTGCGCGGTGGAGACGGAGGAGCAGATACTGAAGATCGCAAGGGCGGTAGCCTCAAGCGGGGCAAAGGTTCTGCGCGGAGGGGCCTTCAAACCCCGCACCGCTCCTTACTCCTTCCAGGGCCTCGGCGAAGAGGGATTGAAACTTCTGGATATGGCCCGCCGGGAGACAGGATTGAAGGTCGTCACCGAGGTGATGAGCGATCGAGATGTGGAGCTCGTGTATGAATATGCCGATATCCTGCAGATAGGGACGAGAAACATGCAGAATTTTAGTCTCCTCAAGGAGGTCGGAAAGATAGATAAACCGGTATTGCTCAAACGCGGGATGGCGGCGAAGATAGAGGATTGGCTCCTGGCTGCCGAATACATCGTCTCAGGCGGGAACCACAGGGTGATCCTGTGCGAGAGGGGGATAAGGACGTTCGAGACATACACGCGCAATACGCTCGATCTCAGCGCCGTTCCAGCCGTAAAGGAGCTCTCCCATCTGCCCGTCATCGTCGACCCCAGCCACGGCACAGGGAGAAGGGAGCTGGTGATCCCGATGGCCAAAGCGGCGCTGGCGGCGGGAGCCGACGGCCTGATGGTCGAGGTGCATCACGATCCCGAAAATTCCTGGACGGGAGATGGAAGACAGTCGCTGCTTCCCGATCAGTTCGATCTGCTGATGAAGGAACTCAGACCGCTGGCCAGCGTCCTGGGAAGGACGATCGGAAGCTGA